The Caldanaerobius fijiensis DSM 17918 genome has a segment encoding these proteins:
- a CDS encoding flavin reductase family protein — protein sequence MIKEVPYNQYIAEVNKQLTSGGLFLTSKGDKVNTMVIGWGGITFFWGKPIFIVPVRLSRYTHQQIEKSNEFTVSVPMGDSLKEALRFCGSRSGRDYDKFKECNLTALPGQKVSTPIIKECSLHYECKVVYKQDMIPENLATELNQKWYPDYHTMYFGEIVACYLTGEI from the coding sequence ATGATAAAAGAGGTTCCTTATAATCAATACATAGCAGAGGTAAATAAGCAGCTGACTTCAGGCGGGTTGTTTTTGACCTCAAAAGGGGATAAGGTAAATACAATGGTGATAGGTTGGGGAGGTATAACATTCTTTTGGGGCAAGCCGATTTTCATTGTACCTGTTAGATTATCCCGTTATACCCATCAGCAGATTGAAAAATCTAATGAATTTACTGTAAGTGTGCCGATGGGAGATAGCCTTAAAGAGGCATTGCGCTTTTGCGGCTCACGGTCGGGAAGAGACTACGACAAATTTAAGGAGTGCAACCTCACAGCATTGCCAGGTCAAAAGGTAAGTACGCCGATTATCAAGGAATGTTCGCTACACTATGAGTGCAAGGTAGTTTATAAACAGGATATGATACCTGAAAACCTGGCAACGGAACTGAATCAAAAGTGGTATCCCGACTACCATACCATGTATTTTGGCGAGATAGTAGCGTGTTATTTGACGGGCGAGATATGA